One window of Syngnathus acus chromosome 16, fSynAcu1.2, whole genome shotgun sequence genomic DNA carries:
- the sh3bp5la gene encoding SH3-binding domain protein 5-like, a, translating to MDPSDLRESPAGSGESDAGDWREVRPGLDDEGKAAQSEPSGATEMSPKNTCRHDVGGDKPTKVGEQLHSPYDDELDPRIQEELEHLNEASAEINKLELELDDARSGYRKILTESARKLNAHSSQLGSCIEKARPYYEARRLAKEAQQETQKAALSYERAVSMHTAAREMVYVAEQGLMADGKNTLDPTWQEMLNHATSKVNEAEEERLRSEREHMRVTHACQEAEARVQSLQKSLRRAILKSKPYFELKAQFNHILEEHKTKVVELEQHVSKVKTRYSIALRNLEQISEQIHAQRGRDTPVPGGRGTPVGAESDAYKEGGACGGAGPPPSAQPDADKERERAGSDSVSVFSLQTIASDLEKYDSIEHLGDLSDAGSATGEEDQNRAVERRDKLSHISARQRQQEFSKQHHRSFSL from the exons ATGGACCCAAGCGACTTGCGGGAGAGCCCCGCCGGTTCCGGGGAATCCGACGCCGGGGACTGGAGGGAGGTTCGGCCCGGTTTGGACGACGAGGGAAAAGCCGCCCAAAGTGAGCCGTCGGGGGCTACAGAGATGTCCCCGAAGAACACCTGCCGTCATGACGTCGGGGGGGATAAACCGACTAAAGTGGGCGAACAGCTCCACAGCCCTTACGATGACGAACTGGACCCCCGAATTCAG GAAGAATTAGAGCACCTAAACGAAGCCAGCGCCGAAATAAACAAGCTAGAGCTGGAATTGGAT GATGCCCGGTCGGGTTACCGAAAGATTCTCACAGAGTCTGCTCGGAAGCTCAACGCTCACAGCTCCCAACTGGGCAGCTGCATTGAGAAGGCCAGGCCCTACTACGAGGCCCGGCGGCTGGCCAAAGAG GCTCAGCAGGAGACCCAgaaggcggcgctgagctacGAACGCGCCGTCTCCATGCACACGGCGGCCAGGGAGATGGTGTACGTGGCGGAACAGGGCCTCATGGCGGACGGGAAGAACACCCTGGACCCAACCTGGCAGGAGATGCTCAACCACGCAACCTCCAAG GTGAACGAGGCTGAGGAGGAGCGTCTTCGCAGCGAGCGCGAGCACATGCGAGTCACTCACGCGTGTCAAGAGGCTGAGGCACGAGTGCAATCTCTGCAGAAGTCACTGAGGAGAGCCATCCTCAAGTCCAAGCCTTACTTTGAGCTCAAGGCACAATTCAACCACATACTTGAG GAGCACAAGACCAAAGTCGTGGAGCTGGAGCAGCACGTGTCCAAAGTGAAGACTCGCTACTCCATTGCACTGAGGAACCTGGAGCAGATCAGCGAGCAGATTCACGCTCAGAGGGGTCGCGACACCCCTGTGCCCGGAGGGCGTGGCACTCCTGTGGGGGCCGAGTCCGACGCCTACAAAGAGGGTGGAGCCTGCGGGGGTGCTGGTCCGCCACCCAGCGCACAGCCGGACGCGGACAAGGAGCGCGAGCGGGCCGGCTCGGACTCCGTGTCCGTCTTCAGCCTGCAGACCATCGCCTCGGACCTGGAGAAGTACGACTCCATCGAGCACTTGGGCGACCTCAGCGACGCCGGCAGCGCGACGGGCGAGGAGGACCAGAATCGGGCGGTGGAGAGGCGAGACAAGCTGAGCCACATTAGTGCCCGCCAGCGCCAACAGGAGTTCTCAAAGCAGCACCACCGCAGCTTCAGCTTGTAG
- the mgat1a gene encoding alpha-1,3-mannosyl-glycoprotein 2-beta-N-acetylglucosaminyltransferase a → MRCQRGSVILFGTLLFFTWNAILVLLLRARLPDQEAPKDDDNNDMVDKVLRVADMLEKELQIQNKILMQIQNLQPVREKWQKKNLNPPTPHVPVIPVLVMACNRVTVRRCLDKLIQYRPSSKLFPIIVSQDCGHADTADVIRSYGSAVTHLMQPDLTDVAVPPEHQRFQGYYKISRHYRWALKQVFSKHSAVIIVEDDLEVAPDFFEYFRATLPLLQSDPSLWCVSAWNDNGRKGFVDPAGSRLLYRTDFFPGLGWMLLRELWEELEPTWPAAFWDDWMRKPEQRRGRACIRPEISRTLTFGREGVSLGQFYEKYLQYIKLNSDFVPFTQLNLTYLKEDVYKKSFQKEVYDAPAVTFKDVQQGALEGNGPFRLPYSSKESFKVFAQNLGIMNDFKSGVPRTGYRGVVSIFSRGRRVYIAPPPGWTQYDPTWN, encoded by the exons ATGCGCTGCCAGCGAGGTTCTGTGATCCTGTTCGGCACCTTGCTGTTCTTCACCTGGAACGCCATTCTGGTTCTGCTTCTGCGGGCCAGACTTCCAGACCAGGAGGCTCCAAAAGACGACGACAACAATGACATGGTTGACAAAGTGCTGCGTGTGGCAGACATGTTGGAGAAGGAGCTGCagatccaaaacaaaatccttATGCAGATCCAGAACTTGCAGCCTGTGCGGGAGAAGTGGCAGAAAAAGAACCTGAATCCACCAACGCCTCATGTTCCCGTCATCCCCGTCCTGGTGATGGCCTGCAACCGGGTGACGGTGCGGCGCTGCCTGGACAAGCTGATCCAGTACCGGCCCTCGTCCAAACTCTTCCCCATCATCGTGAGTCAGGACTGCGGCCACGCCGACACGGCCGACGTCATCCGCTCGTACGGAAGCGCCGTCACGCATCTGATGCAGCCCGACTTGACCGACGTGGCGGTTCCGCCGGAGCACCAAAGGTTTCAGGGCTACTATAAGATCTCCAGACATTACCGCTGGGCTCTCAAGCAGGTCTTCAGCAAACACTCCGCCGTCATCATTGTGGAAGACGACCTGGAG GTGGCGCCAGACTTTTTCGAGTACTTCCGCGCCACGCTGCCACTGCTCCAGTCGGACCCGAGCCTGTGGTGCGTTTCGGCCTGGAACGACAACGGCCGGAAAGGCTTCGTGGACCCTGCGGGGTCTCGTCTTCTCTACCGCACTGACTTCTTCCCGGGCCTTGGCTGGATGTTGCTTCGAGAGCTCTGGGAGGAGCTGGAGCCCACGTGGCCCGCCGCCTTCTGGGACGACTGGATGCGCAAACCGGAGCAGCGTCGCGGCCGCGCTTGCATCCGGCCCGAGATCTCGCGCACGCTGACGTTCGGGCGGGAGGGTGTGAGCCTGGGCCAGTTCTACGAAAAGTACCTGCAATACATTAAACTCAACTCGGACTTTGTGCCTTTCACCCAGCTGAATCTGACTTACTTGAAAGAGGACGTGTACAAGAAGAGCTTCCAGAAGGAGGTTTACGATGCCCCCGCTGTCACTTTTAAGGACgtccagcagggggcgctgGAGGGTAACGGGCCTTTCCGGCTACCGTATTCCAGCAAGGAAAGCTTCAAAGTGTTTGCCCAAAACCTGGGCATCATGAACGATTTTAAATCCGGCGTGCCAAGGACCGGCTACAGAGGCGTGGTCAGCATCTTCTCGAGAGGACGCAGGGTCTACATTGCTCCGCCTCCAGGATGGACTCAGTACGATCCCACTTGGAACTGA